Proteins encoded within one genomic window of Humulus lupulus chromosome 1, drHumLupu1.1, whole genome shotgun sequence:
- the LOC133810799 gene encoding protein ZW2-like translates to MTKGLKVTSSTEGNDDNEVSFANFFQGWLVRQEQYLDELVSASDVHSDESSDDDLRQLVSRILAHYQQYYEQKSKFIERNVFLVFFPPWFTSFEKTFLWIAGFKPGLAFRLVADSIDDLSENQVLRINRLMKETKSKERTLDDELARIQESVGAPPLLENARRGGRRSLIHGEQAEDSGSDSDSAMALLKSNMEAVGTAADTLRMSTALKVMEVLEPAQSVKFLAAAAQLQLRLRSWGLE, encoded by the coding sequence ATGACTAAAGGTTTGAAAGTTACATCCAGTACCGAAGGCAACGACGACAATGAAGTTTCCTTTGCAAATTTTTTCCAAGGATGGCTAGTACGTCAAGAGCAGTACCTGGATGAGCTCGTCTCAGCGAGTGATGTACACAGTGATGAATCTTCTGATGATGATCTCAGACAGCTTGTTTCTAGAATTCTCGCTCACTACCAGCAGTACTACGAGCAGAAGTCGAAATTCATCGAGCGGAATGTATTCCTCGTCTTCTTCCCCCCATGGTTTACCTCTTTCGAGAAAACTTTCCTCTGGATCGCCGGGTTCAAACCGGGACTCGCGTTTCGCCTCGTAGCCGATTCGATCGATGATCTTTCTGAGAATCAGGTACTGAGAATTAATCGGCTGATGAAGGAGACGAAATCAAAGGAGCGTACCTTAGACGATGAGCTCGCGAGGATCCAAGAGAGCGTGGGGGCGCCGCCGTTGTTGGAGAACGCAAGACGCGGAGGAAGAAGATCATTGATCCACGGCGAACAAGCCGAGGACTCGGGCTCGGACTCGGACTCGGCTATGGCGTTGCTCAAGTCAAATATGGAAGCCGTTGGAACCGCCGCTGATACGCTGCGGATGTCGACGGCGTTGAAAGTTATGGAAGTGCTGGAACCGGCTCAAAGCGTGAAGTTCTTGGCGGCGGCGGCTCAGCTTCAGCTCCGGCTCAGATCGTGGGGTTTGGAATGA